The segment agtgcaatggtcacagacaggatttaaacctgcgctatctctaactcagactccaagtccaacgtcttagaccactcggcaaTCAGGACTCCCAACAAGTCAGGGTGGGATTGATTCTATGAATATTATTGACCAGTGCCCATTCACTATTGGCACCACTTATAGTAATCTTATCATTTTAGGTCTGTGGTGAATCATTCTCTCGTGAGGAACACTTGGTGATGCACTCGAGGTTCCATGGAGGACTGAGTCCCTACAACTGTCCAGATTGTGGTGCCGGTTTCCTGCGAAAGTTTGAACTGGTGAACCACGAGCGTCAGCACGGTCGCAACCCTGAATCGTGCCCGACATGTGGCAAGGAGTTCCTGCAGAAACGAACGTTATTAGTGCATGTGCGCACCTGTGGCATGACCTCCTCTTTTCCTACAACACAACAGTCCTCGCCACCGCGGTTCTCGGAGGAGACGTCCCCACGGTTCAATGACAACACACCACCTCGGTTCAGTGACGGCAGCTCTCCACCGCGGTTCACCAATGAGAACGGTTCACCCAGGTTCTCGGAGAACGGAAACCAGTTCAGGTTCTCCGAGGGGCAGATGAGGTATCCCGACGGTACACCATCTTCTTCACCGATGCCAATGCAAGCTCCTAAGGATAAAGTTTGCAAGTAAGAAACTGTAATGATTTAACTTATCAAAGATTCCATTACTCTACTTTGCTAtcctattttaattatatattattataaagtacatatttttctaaaccataaattttttaatttgcttaacaCATACATGCTTTGATttgaatattatgtattaatgatTAATGATATTTGGAAAATGTGGACCAAACTCCCAAATACAGAGATTTATCCTAAAACTGTACTTAACAATACCTACAGAACCATTATTTGTGCTCGTCACCTACTAATAAAGTACTTAAAGCTGCATTCCTACCTACTGTATTATGATGGATAATGCAAACTAACGGAACATATTTACTTTCCTTGTGATTGGCAGTTGTCACCTTCATATCTGAAtctatttataatgaaaatttcaaatctttagtACGTGAAATCAAGCAGGCAATAATTAatgccaaatttaatttatgtttagttttatttctaaagatttccatgttgtttttatatacgtttataataaaaagaaaagcgTTCTCACTGAAcaatttacatgaattttattgGAACTTTGGTATTTTTCATTTTAGACCATTCCAAGAAGAAATTCATCAAAAAACCcaaattgttgttaattttttaaatgtatgtatgcaCGTGTACATGCATATAATGTATATTTCCTTCAGACTGAATGGTTCAAATTAAACCTAGATTTCGACACATTGAGATCTTTTTACTCATTTGCCACTTTTAGCCCAGTCAATCTAGGTTTTTACCCGGAAATGCGAGgtataaagctaattttttgcACAGATGTCCGTTATGGTATACCAAATCACATCCTAAAAGTCCCCGCCCGTCCCCCGTGTGCGTCCCCCGTTTTAACGAAATAAAGGGGGGAGGGGGCGCGGCTTACTTAAACGCACATTACTCGAGAACAAAAGCAGATGGAGGAAAAATAACAACTGtgtttaattcagaaaaatataagctacaaaatattatgatgattttcttttaatcagttttagttagtgcatgaaaaattgttaaccaacaaaaaaatgttgatttactctttattgttaaggttttaatactgaagtttttttcccctatatttttattttatcaatggtttTCCGTCAACACTacactttattttctttccttaaatgtatatttcagttGGGAAATAAACTGGTATATGAATAAACTCCAGTTGAAGTATGTAGAATAAACGTGGTCAATGgtctaaaaagtataatattagcatggtattaaataaataatgtacagaatacagtaaaatttaatggtttaacaattacatttttaagtacaatcataaaatattattaatttaaaataatatttgtacaaatcatattaactatattcaatatgatacccaattttaatttattttaatgattttaaaacgtACAACCGTATGTCAAAAAGCAATTGTATTGAACAGTGTGTTGTATCCACTATCTTGTTTAAAACTGACCTTTAGTTACTGTCAACGTCCTCTTCCTCTAAATCAATTGTCTGCAGTGTGTTGTTGCAGTCTCTGCCTTGACAATGAGCACACATTGCCGAACAAGCTAATCCTGACCTTATGCAATCACACGATCGGGCACACTCTTTCTTGCAATCACATGTAATGAAATCCAAGAGTTTATCAGGTGCCGGTGGCAAAGTCATAGATTGTGGTACAAGAACACCGTCTTTTTCAAGCCAACCCCATGAACATGGATCCAGATCCTTCCCAAGCCATTTCTGCACTTGATAGTAAACCTGCAAGGTGTGTAAGCGTGCGGCATCTGAAGTGGGTGGTAAAACAGACAAATCAAAGCTTGAAGTAATCTTCTGTCTAGCTATCAGTTTATTGAACATAAAGTACCTTAGTTCATTTAATGTTTTGCACTTTGTATCTCCGTATATCGCAAGAAAGTATTGTTCTCCACATGATGTTAACATGTCAGGCTCAGCAGTTGgatctttgaaaatgtttgacattttttgAAGTTCCGCACTTTTTTCCAACACTTTCCATGGCACTTTCTTCCCTTTTCTAAATGTGGCGGATGTTGTATCGCATCCAGAAAATGCGTGTGCAAACAGTATACAGTCTTTCATATTGCCTAAGTTACTACTAATTTCAGCTACTGGGTAAACTTTGTAGGAACCTTTACTGCCTTCTGGTTTGATGAAGAATAATGTATCAGAACTTTTAACTCCATGCACAAGAAGTGCTAGAAGATCAGTGTCTGTACCAACCACAGCTGTTTTCATACCTTTAGAACACTGCTGAAGAGCTGTTGAAGCAATCAAAAAGTCAGCATCTGCTACAGCTTGTACAACTTCTAGTAGATCTTGTTCTATACGACGTTGACGGTTCACTTGAAACTTCACTtccaacatttttagatatatacttCTTAATGCTTGTAGGTCTGGTATAATTCTTTCGGCAAACATCATGAACTTTCAGGTCTGTAACTGTACTAAACTTGTCATGTAAGCCATCTCCGCGTTTTTCACTTGCACTTTTTAGTCCTTCTACACTTTCTCAGTTA is part of the Homalodisca vitripennis isolate AUS2020 chromosome 8, UT_GWSS_2.1, whole genome shotgun sequence genome and harbors:
- the LOC124367684 gene encoding zinc finger protein 225-like; its protein translation is MHSRFHGGLSPYNCPDCGAGFLRKFELVNHERQHGRNPESCPTCGKEFLQKRTLLVHVRTCGMTSSFPTTQQSSPPRFSEETSPRFNDNTPPRFSDGSSPPRFTNENGSPRFSENGNQFRFSEGQMRYPDGTPSSSPMPMQAPKDKVCKECGERNICKC